Proteins co-encoded in one Candidatus Nitrosacidococcus tergens genomic window:
- the folC gene encoding bifunctional tetrahydrofolate synthase/dihydrofolate synthase, which yields MARFSQLQDWLDWQENAHWPRIDPGLVRAGSVLQKMELTQPPFLVITVSGTNGKGSTVAMLENILVIAGYKVGSYTSPHLFRYNERIKLQGIPVTDEVICDSFDRIDKARQNTSLSYFEFGTVAAIDIFHREKIDIALLEVGLGGRLDAVNAIDPDIGIVTTVDLDHIHILGNTREEIGLEKAGIFRPNQFAICGDFDPPQSLIKRAKELNTSFYQAGEDYHYYITQQDWSWESKHMQYAHLPHPNLKGIYQYQNAASVLMALEIINDRLPTSEESISKGLESIALLGRFQQVTGAVDQIFDVSHNPQGAQLLAQSLDQYPIQGRTYAVFSMLADKDIEGTVALLKNHIHTWFLGGLMEERGLAEEALFWRINSIIDPQKIRLCSTIPMAYLQAIRHARPGDRILAFGSFHTVEEAMREAGLATDRNYIDKIQDF from the coding sequence ATGGCTAGATTCTCCCAACTTCAAGATTGGCTCGACTGGCAAGAAAATGCCCACTGGCCTAGAATTGATCCGGGATTGGTTCGGGCAGGATCTGTGTTACAAAAAATGGAGTTAACCCAACCTCCTTTCCTTGTCATTACGGTGAGCGGTACTAACGGTAAAGGATCTACCGTAGCCATGCTTGAAAACATTTTAGTGATTGCCGGTTATAAAGTAGGAAGTTACACCTCACCCCATCTATTTCGCTATAACGAACGGATTAAACTTCAAGGTATACCTGTCACTGACGAAGTCATTTGTGATTCATTTGATCGGATTGATAAGGCTCGCCAAAATACCTCTCTAAGTTATTTTGAATTTGGTACTGTTGCCGCAATAGATATTTTCCATAGAGAAAAAATAGACATTGCTCTATTAGAAGTAGGACTAGGTGGACGATTAGATGCGGTAAACGCCATAGATCCAGATATTGGGATAGTCACTACCGTGGATTTAGATCATATCCATATTTTAGGTAATACCCGAGAGGAAATTGGTTTAGAAAAAGCAGGGATTTTTCGTCCTAATCAATTTGCAATCTGCGGAGATTTTGATCCTCCTCAATCGTTAATTAAGCGAGCTAAAGAGCTTAATACTTCTTTTTATCAAGCTGGAGAAGATTACCACTATTACATCACCCAGCAGGATTGGTCTTGGGAAAGTAAACATATGCAATATGCACATCTGCCACACCCTAACCTTAAAGGAATATATCAATATCAAAATGCTGCTAGTGTATTAATGGCACTTGAGATCATCAACGATCGGCTACCTACTTCAGAAGAATCTATATCTAAAGGGTTAGAATCCATTGCTCTTTTAGGAAGATTTCAACAGGTTACGGGGGCAGTAGATCAAATCTTTGATGTATCTCACAACCCTCAAGGAGCACAACTACTTGCCCAATCTCTAGATCAATATCCAATACAAGGTAGAACCTATGCGGTATTTAGTATGCTGGCAGATAAAGATATAGAAGGTACGGTGGCGCTTCTTAAAAATCATATTCATACATGGTTTTTAGGTGGATTAATGGAGGAGCGAGGGCTTGCAGAAGAAGCTCTTTTTTGGCGAATTAATTCTATTATTGACCCTCAAAAAATCCGCTTATGCTCAACTATCCCAATGGCTTATTTACAAGCCATAAGACATGCCAGACCCGGTGATCGAATACTTGCTTTTGGGTCTTTTCATACAGTAGAAGAAGCGATGCGAGAAGCAGGACTTGCTACAGATCGTAATTACATAGACAAGATACAGGATTTTTAA
- a CDS encoding type IV pilus assembly protein FimV: MKTAYLLALGILSIFLSWNSYGISLGEIQVKSKFGQFFEAEIPLYDIGQISPKELKIELASEEEFAHADLSYSSILRQLSFKLGHRDKKVFVHASSREHIQEPFISFLVAVSWPKGQLLKQYTVLFDLPHTNKKQASVSNTVQSFANTYGPTSSSDTLWIIARKLLPSHSPITIQQMMLALQKTNPEAFFRGNINSLKVGEMLQIPSEEEILAITSANEAANQVQQQTKAWKDRHNQYVVQESAEILDDEDEFIENSGTFNFTQRELRLNYINQIEILEDQIIQINNRLRDQDQTIQSLIESIDKPVQKQNIQTSSTSIPHDQPSNLVTTATSEKPKSEAPSTQPQISQQKNVKAPSPPPTLPVNQTTSFDFNSIRTPLLGGSGVLFVLALWYRRRKAQLKEEAELLYEDSFEETPIEEYPASEEILDTRVNQDETSKISYQEYKEEKSKISGIIHTIKSKWQDLHDKSSQPSFNLSNIKLPFKLGKKKEEENEDNNLLWQTLIKKQISTPTLLHQEHSQENYSDSSDEEDIENALQINDHEDSQEYSLDNKVQLLFPPKQKLASIEVREIFPPDLKKISGYANINVTGTNKTTQNNLDKVETISLEKTETIYHFDPSDSLTHPHLSLDKEESVDHEEINLAGNTNYYFEDNYEQATFSVYPSYDKEDIGDSDEISLELNSPLFMKADQNPEQKFTQTSMNDNKTEEFNYQDFDLDSIKIVSYGKK; this comes from the coding sequence ATGAAAACCGCTTACCTATTGGCTCTTGGAATATTATCTATTTTTCTATCATGGAATAGTTATGGCATAAGTCTTGGTGAGATTCAGGTTAAATCAAAATTTGGTCAGTTTTTTGAAGCAGAAATACCACTCTACGATATAGGGCAAATTTCTCCAAAAGAGCTCAAAATAGAGCTTGCCTCAGAGGAGGAGTTTGCCCATGCAGACCTAAGTTACTCCTCTATACTAAGACAGTTAAGTTTTAAGTTAGGGCACAGGGACAAAAAAGTTTTTGTGCACGCTAGCTCCCGAGAACATATTCAAGAGCCTTTTATCAGCTTTTTAGTTGCTGTATCTTGGCCTAAAGGTCAGTTACTAAAACAATATACCGTACTTTTTGACTTACCCCACACTAATAAAAAGCAAGCATCTGTATCTAACACAGTACAAAGTTTTGCCAATACTTACGGACCTACCTCCTCTTCTGATACCCTTTGGATTATTGCCCGAAAATTACTTCCTTCCCATTCACCCATTACTATCCAACAAATGATGCTGGCACTGCAAAAAACTAATCCAGAGGCGTTTTTTCGTGGAAATATTAATAGCTTAAAAGTAGGAGAAATGCTTCAAATTCCTAGTGAAGAAGAAATATTAGCCATTACTTCTGCTAATGAAGCGGCTAATCAAGTACAACAGCAAACGAAGGCTTGGAAAGATCGACACAATCAATATGTCGTGCAAGAAAGTGCAGAAATTCTTGATGATGAAGATGAGTTTATAGAAAATTCCGGCACATTTAACTTTACTCAAAGAGAATTAAGGTTAAATTACATCAATCAAATTGAAATCCTTGAAGATCAAATTATTCAAATTAATAATCGACTCAGGGATCAAGATCAAACCATTCAATCTCTTATTGAGAGCATAGATAAACCAGTACAGAAACAAAATATACAGACCAGTTCAACCTCTATTCCCCACGATCAACCATCAAATCTAGTCACAACCGCTACTTCTGAAAAACCTAAAAGTGAAGCACCGAGTACACAACCTCAAATTAGCCAGCAAAAAAATGTAAAAGCTCCTTCTCCACCGCCCACTCTACCTGTAAATCAAACTACATCCTTTGATTTTAATTCCATTAGAACTCCTCTACTAGGAGGTAGTGGGGTATTATTTGTACTTGCCTTATGGTATCGACGAAGAAAGGCACAATTAAAAGAAGAGGCAGAATTGCTATATGAGGATTCATTTGAAGAAACACCAATAGAAGAATATCCAGCATCTGAAGAAATATTAGATACTAGGGTAAATCAAGATGAAACTAGCAAAATTTCTTATCAAGAATACAAAGAGGAAAAAAGTAAAATCTCTGGAATCATTCATACAATAAAGTCTAAGTGGCAGGATTTACACGATAAATCTAGCCAGCCCTCTTTTAATTTAAGCAACATCAAACTCCCCTTTAAATTAGGCAAAAAGAAAGAAGAAGAGAACGAGGATAACAACTTGCTATGGCAAACCTTAATCAAGAAACAAATAAGTACGCCTACTCTTCTTCACCAAGAACATTCTCAAGAAAACTATAGTGATAGCAGTGATGAGGAGGATATAGAAAACGCTCTTCAGATTAATGATCATGAGGATAGTCAAGAATATAGTTTAGATAATAAAGTGCAACTACTTTTTCCTCCAAAACAGAAATTAGCCTCTATAGAGGTCAGAGAAATTTTTCCTCCAGACTTAAAAAAGATTAGTGGCTACGCAAATATAAATGTAACAGGAACAAATAAAACCACACAAAATAATTTAGATAAAGTTGAAACAATAAGCCTTGAGAAAACAGAAACTATTTATCATTTTGATCCTAGTGATAGTCTTACTCACCCCCATCTTTCCTTAGATAAGGAAGAGAGCGTAGATCATGAAGAAATAAATCTAGCGGGAAATACAAACTACTATTTTGAAGATAATTATGAGCAAGCTACCTTTTCTGTTTATCCCTCTTATGATAAAGAGGATATTGGAGATAGTGATGAAATCAGCTTAGAACTAAATTCTCCACTCTTTATGAAAGCAGATCAAAATCCAGAGCAAAAATTCACTCAAACCTCAATGAATGATAATAAAACAGAAGAATTCAACTATCAGGATTTCGATTTAGACAGTATTAAAATCGTTTCCTACGGAAAGAAATAA
- a CDS encoding alkene reductase, with protein sequence MPTLFSPIKLGSLELPNRIVLAPMTRSRAVAGDVPASMSISYYGQRASAGLLITEGTSVSPRSCAFEKAPGIYTEDQIRGWQKITDEVHRKGGRIFMQLWHGGRAGAYTILNGYPPLSPSGLNDDLDSLNVYGQLASGYYTKIVATPSQAMTIADIEQTIEAFRIGAINAIKAGMDGVEFHGANGYLIQQFLSPVVNRREDDYGGSLENRLRFLKKITQAVIGEVGAHRLGVRFSPTATYNNALDPNPSETYSAVAKMLSDLGVLYIHLTDTNAWAKESKEMPQLIEMIKPNYQGVLIGNGGITPETATNYITRGTFDLISFGRLFIANPDLPERIKQGGIYNELRSVGWWGGNEEGYIDYPSLPE encoded by the coding sequence ATGCCTACTCTTTTTAGTCCAATAAAATTAGGTAGCTTAGAGTTACCCAATCGTATTGTGCTTGCCCCTATGACTCGAAGCCGTGCTGTGGCTGGAGATGTACCTGCCTCTATGAGCATTTCCTATTATGGACAACGGGCTTCTGCAGGATTGCTTATTACGGAAGGCACAAGCGTTTCTCCTCGTTCCTGTGCCTTTGAAAAAGCACCAGGAATTTATACTGAAGATCAAATACGAGGCTGGCAAAAAATTACCGATGAAGTGCACCGTAAGGGCGGACGAATTTTTATGCAGCTCTGGCATGGGGGTCGGGCAGGTGCTTATACCATTCTAAATGGATATCCTCCCCTTTCTCCTTCTGGATTAAATGATGATTTAGATTCTCTTAATGTTTACGGACAGTTAGCTAGTGGTTATTATACTAAAATTGTAGCCACTCCATCTCAAGCGATGACTATCGCCGATATTGAACAAACCATTGAAGCTTTTCGGATAGGGGCAATCAATGCAATCAAAGCAGGGATGGATGGGGTAGAGTTTCACGGTGCCAATGGCTATTTAATTCAGCAGTTTTTATCCCCAGTTGTCAATCGCCGTGAAGATGACTATGGAGGGAGCCTAGAAAACCGCCTGCGGTTTTTGAAAAAAATTACTCAAGCAGTGATTGGCGAAGTAGGTGCTCATCGGCTAGGGGTTCGCTTTTCTCCTACCGCTACCTATAATAACGCTTTAGATCCTAACCCAAGTGAAACCTATAGTGCAGTGGCGAAAATGCTAAGTGATCTTGGGGTACTTTATATTCATCTTACTGATACTAATGCTTGGGCGAAAGAATCGAAAGAGATGCCACAGCTCATAGAGATGATTAAGCCTAATTACCAAGGGGTATTAATAGGCAATGGTGGCATCACACCAGAGACAGCAACTAATTATATTACCCGAGGCACGTTTGATCTTATTTCTTTTGGCCGATTATTTATCGCTAACCCGGATTTACCTGAACGGATTAAGCAGGGGGGGATTTATAATGAACTTCGCTCAGTAGGTTGGTGGGGTGGAAATGAAGAAGGTTATATAGATTACCCATCACTACCAGAATAA
- a CDS encoding OmpA/MotB family protein — translation MIQNNQNHLPREDHWIPLADLMTGLMIIFMLIAISFMIKVKQEALKAEQEAIKVKKIALIYNEVKLELYRDLYQEFAPDLPLWGAELKKDLTLRFKEPKVLFDTGQAALKPRFTAILNDFFPRYIRILGSNKYRNYIEEIRIEGHTSSIWNQNTTEHKAYFLNMALSQSRTRSVLSHVFLLPQIQNERLWLKKHLTANGLSSSKLIYHQDGTENKRSSQRVEFKIKLNADDRIAEILNMVRS, via the coding sequence ATGATTCAGAATAACCAAAACCATTTACCTCGAGAAGATCATTGGATTCCTCTGGCTGATTTAATGACAGGATTGATGATCATTTTTATGCTGATAGCTATTAGCTTTATGATTAAAGTGAAACAAGAGGCATTAAAAGCCGAACAAGAAGCAATTAAAGTGAAGAAAATTGCTCTCATTTATAATGAAGTAAAGCTAGAATTATACCGTGATTTGTATCAAGAATTTGCTCCAGATTTGCCTCTATGGGGAGCAGAGCTAAAAAAAGATTTAACTTTACGGTTTAAAGAGCCAAAAGTGTTATTTGATACAGGTCAAGCTGCACTTAAGCCAAGATTTACTGCCATTTTAAATGATTTTTTCCCTCGCTATATTAGGATTTTGGGGTCAAACAAATATCGAAATTATATCGAAGAAATTCGGATTGAGGGACATACCTCCAGTATTTGGAATCAAAATACTACGGAGCATAAAGCCTATTTTTTAAATATGGCACTGTCCCAATCTCGCACCAGAAGTGTGTTAAGCCATGTATTTCTATTACCTCAAATTCAGAATGAGCGATTATGGCTAAAAAAGCATTTAACTGCCAATGGACTTTCTTCTTCAAAATTAATTTATCATCAGGATGGCACTGAAAATAAGCGCTCCTCCCAACGAGTGGAATTTAAAATTAAGCTCAATGCCGATGATCGGATTGCAGAGATTCTAAATATGGTGCGATCATGA
- a CDS encoding HNH endonuclease, producing the protein MKLPDFYQFAPLNDLKEKMGIKKNHYGDFSMTVNLSNQLTEAELKQLNSVEGIEISTDAIEILDDGTLAYKENRVLLYIRDVPSYSGREYIPRFHLANCKTLHEMQSTGRFNRYVVSTHTDGQFKINMIIGNTLFPEIRPLNVCKNCLSKLNFNGYESLKPGKQRSQFVADFKIADFFAKYPQSLHTQTPKHNSDNAPLNVYPNNFAGISRQVKERANWRCEQCGKDYSKEKMRLHTHHISSEKYDNRPSNLKVLCRSCHAQQPYHEHMKE; encoded by the coding sequence ATGAAATTACCTGATTTTTATCAATTTGCTCCACTCAATGATTTGAAAGAGAAAATGGGAATCAAGAAAAATCACTATGGAGATTTTTCTATGACAGTAAACTTAAGCAATCAGCTCACTGAAGCGGAGCTCAAGCAATTAAACTCAGTTGAAGGGATTGAAATCTCTACCGATGCTATTGAAATTCTTGATGATGGTACTTTAGCTTATAAAGAAAATCGGGTACTGCTCTATATTCGAGATGTGCCAAGTTATTCTGGCAGAGAATATATCCCTAGATTTCATCTTGCGAACTGTAAAACACTTCACGAGATGCAAAGTACAGGGCGGTTTAATCGATATGTAGTTTCTACCCATACTGATGGGCAGTTCAAAATTAATATGATAATTGGTAATACATTATTTCCAGAAATACGCCCTTTAAACGTATGTAAAAACTGCTTAAGTAAGCTTAATTTTAATGGTTATGAATCTCTAAAACCGGGTAAACAGCGATCCCAGTTTGTGGCTGATTTTAAAATTGCTGATTTCTTTGCAAAATATCCCCAATCTCTTCATACGCAAACGCCAAAACACAACTCGGATAATGCACCACTAAATGTTTATCCTAATAATTTTGCTGGAATTAGTAGACAAGTCAAAGAAAGAGCAAACTGGCGTTGTGAGCAATGTGGTAAAGATTATTCAAAAGAGAAAATGAGGCTTCATACCCATCATATTAGTAGTGAAAAATACGATAATCGTCCTAGTAATCTTAAAGTATTGTGCCGATCCTGCCATGCCCAGCAACCCTATCATGAGCATATGAAAGAATGA
- the accD gene encoding acetyl-CoA carboxylase, carboxyltransferase subunit beta → MNWFRKLIPSKVTTRGPKRKSVPEGLWRKCSTCDSVLYHMELERNLDVCPRCDDHKRIGARRRLSLFLDQGEQEEIGIDLQPVDTLKFKDTKKYKDRIIQAQKTAGEHDALVVIKGQVQGLAVVAAAFEFNFMGGSMGSVVGERFVRGVEVAISYKIPMVCFSASGGARMQEGLLSLLQMSKTSAALARLNQHGLPFISVLTDPTMGGVSASLAMLGNINIAEPDALIGFAGPRVIEQTVREKLPKGFQRSEFLLEHGAIDMIVDRRELPKRIASLLAILTHQPATPA, encoded by the coding sequence ATGAATTGGTTTAGAAAACTTATTCCATCTAAAGTAACAACTCGAGGTCCTAAACGCAAGTCAGTACCTGAAGGGCTATGGCGAAAATGTAGTACCTGTGATTCGGTGCTATATCACATGGAGTTAGAACGCAATTTAGATGTATGCCCTCGCTGTGACGATCACAAGCGTATTGGTGCTAGACGACGACTTTCATTATTTCTTGATCAAGGGGAGCAAGAGGAAATCGGGATCGATTTACAACCTGTAGATACGCTAAAATTTAAAGACACCAAAAAATATAAAGATCGCATTATTCAGGCACAAAAAACAGCAGGAGAGCATGATGCACTTGTCGTAATAAAAGGTCAGGTACAAGGATTAGCTGTAGTAGCGGCTGCCTTTGAATTTAATTTTATGGGCGGCTCTATGGGATCGGTGGTAGGGGAGCGCTTTGTCCGTGGGGTAGAGGTAGCTATTTCCTACAAAATTCCTATGGTTTGTTTTTCTGCCAGTGGTGGAGCGAGAATGCAAGAAGGGCTACTTTCCCTATTACAAATGAGTAAGACCAGTGCAGCTTTAGCTCGGCTTAATCAACACGGGCTACCTTTTATTTCTGTATTAACTGATCCCACAATGGGAGGTGTCAGTGCTAGTCTTGCCATGCTAGGCAATATTAACATCGCTGAACCCGATGCTTTAATTGGCTTTGCTGGTCCAAGAGTCATTGAGCAAACCGTACGAGAGAAATTACCTAAAGGGTTTCAGCGTAGTGAGTTCTTATTGGAACACGGTGCTATTGATATGATTGTAGATCGCCGTGAGCTACCCAAACGGATTGCCAGCTTGCTGGCAATTCTGACACATCAGCCTGCAACACCTGCTTGA
- the trpA gene encoding tryptophan synthase subunit alpha, whose amino-acid sequence MSRIDCRFDTLKQQGKKALIPYITAGDPNPELTVALMYRLVAAGADILELGVPFSDPMADGPVIQKACERALKAGTTLPRVLAMVKEFRQKDLDTPVVLMGYLNPIESMGYQCFAKEAAACGVDGVLTVDAPPEEAKLLLEAYSMHQLEPIFLLAPTSTSKRIEQVCRLAKGFIYYVSLKGVTGSNTLDIKEVGERVASIRHYTSIPIGVGFGIHDPHSAAQIAEVADAAVVGTTLIKYIEQYQNEPEKILEQVSAVLHAMRVEIDKATL is encoded by the coding sequence ATGAGTCGGATTGATTGTCGTTTTGATACTTTGAAGCAGCAAGGGAAAAAAGCCCTGATTCCTTACATTACTGCAGGGGATCCTAATCCAGAACTCACGGTTGCTTTAATGTATCGGCTCGTGGCAGCTGGGGCAGATATTTTAGAGCTTGGGGTGCCTTTTTCTGACCCCATGGCAGATGGTCCAGTGATTCAAAAAGCTTGTGAGCGCGCTTTAAAGGCAGGAACTACCTTGCCTAGAGTGCTTGCCATGGTAAAAGAGTTTCGCCAAAAAGATTTAGATACCCCCGTGGTGCTTATGGGTTATCTGAATCCTATTGAAAGTATGGGTTATCAATGCTTTGCTAAAGAAGCAGCTGCTTGTGGGGTAGATGGGGTGCTTACGGTAGATGCCCCTCCAGAAGAAGCAAAATTACTTCTTGAAGCTTATAGTATGCATCAATTAGAACCTATTTTCCTACTTGCGCCCACCAGTACCTCAAAACGGATTGAGCAAGTTTGCAGGTTAGCAAAAGGGTTTATTTATTACGTTTCCCTAAAAGGTGTCACTGGATCTAACACTTTAGATATAAAAGAAGTAGGAGAGAGAGTAGCCTCTATTCGTCACTATACCTCTATTCCTATAGGGGTAGGGTTTGGCATTCATGATCCCCATTCAGCAGCTCAAATTGCCGAAGTAGCCGATGCAGCAGTCGTAGGTACTACATTGATTAAATATATTGAACAATATCAAAATGAGCCTGAAAAAATTTTAGAACAAGTGAGCGCTGTCCTCCACGCAATGAGAGTGGAAATAGATAAAGCAACCCTATGA
- the trpB gene encoding tryptophan synthase subunit beta has product MPDDQGHFGPYGGCFIAETLMEPVEALRQAYEYYRKDPEFQAELKADLIQYVGRATPLYFAKRWSKSLGGANIFLKREDLNHTGAHKINNTVGQALLAQRMGKTRLIAETGAGQHGVATATVAARLGMECTVYMGAQDVERQAPNVYRMKLLGAEVISVTSGSRTLKDALNEAMRDWVTRVDNTFYVIGTVAGPHPYPTMVRDFQAIIGQEARSQILEQTGKLPDALVACIGGGSNAMGLFYPFIQDKEVALYGVEAAGDGIETGRHAASLCAGRPGVLHGNRTYLIEDNHGQIIDTHSISAGLDYPGVGPEHAWLKDTGRANYVAVTDTEALAGLYALIKHEGIIPALESSHALAYAIKLAPTMFPDQSIIVNLSGRGDKDMATVAKAQGVCL; this is encoded by the coding sequence ATGCCTGATGATCAGGGGCATTTTGGCCCTTACGGAGGTTGCTTCATTGCAGAAACCTTAATGGAGCCAGTAGAAGCTCTTCGTCAGGCCTACGAATACTATCGTAAAGATCCAGAATTTCAAGCCGAATTAAAAGCAGATCTTATCCAATATGTGGGTAGGGCTACTCCTTTATATTTTGCTAAGCGATGGAGCAAATCCTTAGGTGGGGCTAACATCTTCCTAAAGCGAGAAGATCTTAATCATACGGGCGCTCATAAAATTAATAATACGGTAGGCCAAGCCTTACTGGCGCAACGAATGGGAAAAACTCGCTTAATTGCAGAAACCGGAGCAGGACAGCATGGAGTAGCCACCGCTACGGTAGCCGCCCGTTTGGGTATGGAATGTACAGTGTATATGGGGGCTCAAGATGTAGAACGGCAAGCCCCTAATGTGTATCGAATGAAACTACTTGGAGCGGAGGTAATTTCTGTTACTTCCGGATCTCGTACTTTAAAAGATGCCTTGAATGAGGCCATGCGGGATTGGGTAACTCGAGTAGATAATACTTTTTACGTAATTGGTACTGTGGCAGGTCCTCATCCTTATCCCACTATGGTACGAGATTTTCAAGCCATTATTGGGCAAGAAGCCCGATCTCAAATTTTAGAACAAACCGGTAAACTTCCTGATGCACTGGTTGCTTGTATTGGTGGTGGTTCTAATGCCATGGGTTTGTTTTATCCCTTTATTCAAGATAAAGAAGTTGCTCTCTATGGGGTAGAGGCTGCAGGGGATGGAATCGAAACAGGTCGTCATGCAGCTTCCTTATGTGCAGGTAGACCTGGGGTACTCCATGGTAATCGCACTTATTTAATTGAAGATAATCATGGTCAGATCATTGATACCCACTCTATTTCCGCAGGGCTAGACTATCCGGGGGTTGGACCAGAGCACGCTTGGCTTAAAGATACAGGGCGAGCCAACTATGTAGCCGTTACGGATACAGAAGCCCTTGCTGGGCTTTATGCCCTGATAAAACACGAAGGTATTATTCCCGCTTTAGAAAGTAGCCATGCACTAGCTTATGCCATAAAATTAGCACCTACCATGTTTCCCGATCAAAGCATTATTGTGAATTTATCTGGTCGGGGGGATAAAGATATGGCTACGGTAGCTAAGGCTCAAGGAGTTTGCCTATGA
- the truA gene encoding tRNA pseudouridine(38-40) synthase TruA, with protein MRIVLGIEYEGTYFSGWQQQQGVRTVQRVLEHAISKVANHPVKAICAGRTDAGVHAMMQVIHFDTEVYRPEHSWVFGCNANLPRDVVVLWAKPIEDTFHARFDAQARYYQYRILTRRVRSALHNKQITWCCHCLDLAQMKAASTYLIGEHDFSSFRATACQAKSPIRTIYHLELIQRADLIFMNISANGFLQHMVRNIAGVLMTIGQGEQPSQWAEQVLQARCRALGGVTAPPDGLYLIGVDYPAQFDLPKPNYPAVI; from the coding sequence ATGAGAATTGTCTTAGGGATAGAATATGAAGGGACTTATTTCTCTGGCTGGCAACAGCAACAAGGGGTACGTACGGTTCAAAGAGTATTAGAACATGCTATTAGTAAAGTGGCTAATCATCCTGTAAAAGCAATTTGTGCGGGTCGTACTGATGCAGGAGTCCATGCTATGATGCAGGTGATTCATTTTGACACGGAGGTATATCGCCCAGAGCATAGTTGGGTATTTGGTTGTAATGCCAATTTACCTCGGGATGTGGTGGTGCTATGGGCAAAGCCTATAGAGGATACCTTTCATGCTCGGTTTGATGCCCAAGCCCGATATTATCAATATCGAATTTTAACCCGAAGGGTACGATCGGCACTTCATAACAAGCAAATTACTTGGTGCTGTCATTGTCTTGATCTTGCTCAGATGAAAGCAGCGAGCACCTATTTAATTGGAGAACATGATTTTTCCTCTTTTCGTGCTACTGCTTGCCAAGCCAAAAGCCCAATACGAACTATTTATCATTTAGAGCTTATCCAAAGAGCAGATCTTATTTTTATGAATATCTCTGCCAATGGCTTTTTACAACATATGGTGCGCAATATTGCAGGGGTATTAATGACCATTGGTCAAGGAGAGCAACCATCCCAGTGGGCAGAACAAGTACTTCAAGCCCGTTGTCGAGCGTTGGGGGGTGTTACTGCACCGCCTGATGGCTTATACTTGATAGGTGTGGATTATCCAGCACAGTTTGATTTACCGAAGCCCAACTATCCTGCCGTCATCTAA
- a CDS encoding phosphoribosylanthranilate isomerase: MRTRVKFCGITRREDALAAIDYGVDALGLVFYPKSPRAVTISQAIEITQNLPPFITIVGLFVNAQEHEIKDVLNALPIDTIQFHGDESPAQCNCYNKPYIKAISMKEGISLPQVAEIYKQSAALLLDTYQQGIPGGTGQTFNWDKISTDITKEIILAGGLTPVNVAQGVRQVKPYGVDVSGGIEQSKGIKDTIKMAAFMKGVASADSR, encoded by the coding sequence ATGAGAACCCGGGTAAAATTTTGTGGTATTACTCGCCGTGAAGATGCTCTTGCTGCCATTGATTATGGGGTAGATGCCCTTGGCTTAGTGTTCTATCCTAAAAGCCCTCGAGCAGTGACTATCTCTCAAGCCATAGAAATTACTCAAAATCTTCCACCTTTTATCACCATCGTAGGGCTATTTGTAAATGCACAGGAGCATGAAATTAAAGATGTGTTAAACGCACTGCCTATTGATACAATCCAATTTCACGGTGATGAATCTCCAGCCCAATGTAACTGTTATAATAAACCCTATATTAAAGCTATTTCCATGAAAGAAGGAATCTCCTTACCACAAGTGGCAGAGATCTATAAACAATCCGCTGCGCTTTTGCTAGATACTTATCAACAAGGCATACCGGGTGGGACAGGACAGACTTTTAATTGGGATAAAATATCAACAGATATAACTAAAGAAATTATCCTTGCTGGCGGACTAACTCCAGTGAATGTAGCCCAAGGTGTTAGGCAAGTTAAGCCTTATGGAGTAGATGTCAGTGGCGGAATTGAACAGAGTAAAGGAATAAAAGATACCATAAAAATGGCAGCGTTTATGAAGGGAGTAGCTAGTGCCGATTCAAGATAA